The DNA window ACAGGACTTAAAATCCTGCGGTAGGTGACTACCGTACCGGTTCGATTCCGGTCCTCGGCACCATTTACATCAATAGCATCATGCGCCCGTAGCTCAATTGGATAGAGTACTTGACTACGAATCAAGCGGTTAGAGGTTCGAGTCCTCTCGGGCGCACCATATTTTTTAAAAAACTCAGCACCTAAGTTCGGGAAGTAGCTCAGCTTGGTAGAGCACTTGGTTTGGGACCAAGGGGTCGCAGGTTCGAATCCTGTCTTCCCGACCAAACAATGGGGCCTTAGCTCAGCTGGGAGAGCGCCTGCCTTGCACGCAGGAGGTCAGCGGTTCGATCCCGCTAGGCTCCACCAACTCATTACATTAAAGATCCCGGCGGCGTAGCTCAGCTGGCTAGAGCGTACGGTTCATACCCGTGAGGTCGGGGGTTCGATCCCCTCTGCCGCCACTTTTTTAGGACCTTTAGCTCAGTTGGTTAGAGCAGACGGCTCATAACCGTCCGGTCGCAGGTTCGAGTCCTGCAAGGTCCACCATTTGTATTTTATCACGGAGGAATACCCAAGTTTGGCTGAAGGGATCGGTCTTGAAAACCGACAGGGGAGTCAAATCCCGCGGGGGTTCGAATCCCTCTTCCTCCTCCATTTTTTCTAAATGTGTGGACAATTATTTTTAAAAAATGTTGGATATTAGTACCTATATTATTGTCGCGGGGTGGAGCAGTTCGGTAGCTCGTTGGGCTCATAACCCAAAGGTCGCAGGTTCAAATCCTGCCCCCGCAACCAAATGGTCCCGTGGTGTAGCGGTTAACATGCCTGCCTGTCACGCAGGAGATCGCCGGTTCGATCCCGGTCGGGACCGCCATTTTTATTTAATGTAGTGGGTCAGTAGCTCAGTCGGTAGAGCATTAGATTGAAGCTCTAAGTGTCGGCGGTTCGATTCCGTCCTGACCCACCATTTTATGCGGGTGTAGTTTAGTGGTAAAACCTCAGCCTTCCAAGCTGATGATGGGGGTTCGATTCCCCCCACCCGCTCCATAATTATTACATATGGGCCTATAGCTCAGCTGGTTAGAGCGCACGCCTGATAAGCGTGAGGTCGATGGTTCGAGTCCATTTAGGCCCACCATTCCGAAGTAGCTCAGTGGTAGAGCACCGCACTGTTAATGCGATGGTCGTAGGTTCGAGTCCTACCTTCGGAGCCATACTGGGGAAGTACTCAAGTGGCTGAAGAGGCGCCCCTGCTAAGGGTGTAGGTCGGGCAACCGGCGCGAGGGTTCAAATCCCTCCTTCTCCGCCAGTATTTGGCCCCTTGGTCAAGCGGTTAAGACACCGCCCTTTCACGGCGGTAACACGGGTTCGAATCCCGTAGGGGTCATCATAAAAAAGAGTCATGCATTTAATTGCATGACTCTTTTTTTCGTTTTAGTTGAATTTTGACTATGAAGAACCATTCCAACCATCACAATCACAATCCCAATTAATGATAATCCTGAAGGTAACGCTATCGATAAGAAAAGAATTTCTCCAGCTAAAGCAAATAAAACTTCCATTGACTGAGTTGCTTCAACTACACCTAACTTCTGCATGTTTCCTCGAACAAGATCTGTAGCTTTGAAGAATAATACTGTGGCAATTACGCCCGAACTAATCGCAACAATTAAGGTTTGGAAGCTTTGTGAAGCAGATGGTCCGCCAACTGTAAGTAATCCATATAGCGACAATATAAACCAGAAGGGAAGACTTGCTAATGTCATTCCTAAAACTCTTTGATAGGCATCCAATCTACCGTCGCAAACTTCCATCATCTTTCTGTTACCGAGTGGGTAAGCGAATGCTGCCAGAAGAACAGGGACGAAACCAAGCCACAATGTGGCAGAAGAGACGATCGCGATATTTTCTAACTGCATGAGACTAACTCCCGCTAATATAATAAAAGAAATTAGTAGTCCTTTTACTGGAATTTTACCTCTTAGCTGAACTGCTCCTTCTTTAGTATGTATAGTGATGAGAAATAAGGGAGCAAGCAGTGTACCTGCAATGATCGTAATTTGCCAAGTGCCTGCGATTAACCACCCAGGAGAATAAGCTGCTGCAAAACAAAGAGGAGCATAAAATAATCCAAATCCTACAAAGCTCCATATGAGCCATGCTTTTTTGCTTTTGTTCATTTCTTGTAATAAAGGTTTTAAGTTTTTTCTGGATATAACGATTAATAGTAAGAAAGGAATCATGAAAAGATAACGTAAAGAAGCACTCCAAATCCAACTACCGCCACTAGCTTCCATTGTGGCATTTAATACAAATGTAAATGCGAAGAAAAATGCGGCAATGATACCAATTATAATGGGTTTCACTTAATATACTCCTTACTAAGTATTTTGAATTATTTATCAACTATAACGCATAAACGATAGTTCTACAAAACTTTATTTGGATACAAAAAAAGGGATTTCAGCTGAAATCCCTTTTGATATTCTAATTAAAGAAGATATTCAATTAGTAAACCAACACCAAGTAATAAAGCAAATAGTGTATTTGTTTTTCCTGTGTCTTGCATGGCGGGCATAACTTTTAACGGTGCTGTATGACGTTTGAAAATTTGAACCACTTTAATCGGTTTTATGATGCTAAGGAAAACGAGTAAAGTCCATGGGGTTAATGTTCCTGCAATAACAAGAACTATAATCCAGGCATAGGCTAAAACGAAAAATGCCATCAGTATGTTCACAGCAGTCGGTCTTTTGACTAAAATCGCAAGTGTTTTACGCCCACTTTCTTCATCTCCAACGATATCACGAATATTATTAGCTAGCATAATAGCTGCTACTAACAACGTACTTGGTATAGCTAAAAGAGAAGCTTCAAGTGTGATCATGCCGGTTTGGATATAAAAGGCGATAATAACAATTAAATAGCCCATGACTACGCCTGAAAAAAGTTCGCCAAATGGCGTATAAGCAATCGGGTAAGGACCACCTGTATAGAAGTAGCCAATTGCCATAGAAACTGCACCTACAACTAAAAGCCACCAGCTAGTTTGTGAACAAATGTAAATGCCGATAACTGCAGCAATACCATAAAAAACGAATGCTAAAGCTAAAACAGTTTTTGGTTTTACTCCATTTCGAACTATGGCACCGCCAATCCCGACAGAATTTTCATTGTCTAGACCTCTCGCAAAATCGTAATATTCATTGAACATATTGGTCGCTGCTTGGATCAATAAACTGGCAACAAGCATAGATAGGAATAAAATCCAATCGATCGGGGAATACTGTAAAGCAATCATCGTTCCAAGGAATACGGGAGCGAACGAAGCGGTTAGTGTATGCGGACGTGTTAATTGCCACCATACGCGCCATCCGCTATCTGCTTGTAGTGAATGTGTCATCTTAATCTCTCCTTTAATTCTTTCCACTCTTCATTGTACTTTAAAATAGTGTGGAATACAGCAAATGATGTGCTGATTTTAGCAGAAAAGAGTATGATAGAGGGTAGAGATTAAAAAGTGAAACAGTGAGTGGAATAAACTAGACTATTGTCTTAAAACGGAGGTAATCAGGTGAATTCAGAATCGTCTTCATCGACCCAGCAATTTGCGACAGACCAGTTTGAAGGCTATCGCTTTTACACTGAAACAATCGAAGTTACACATATGTCTGCATTAGCATTTTTTGAAGCTGGCGGAAACGACCACACAGGAAAACGCATGTATTGGAAAAATCGTGAAAAGACCTTTACACTCGTTGGAATTGGACATGCTCATGTCCTTTCTTCCAATGAGACAAATGGAAGGTTTGAAAATATAAAAAACGACTGGAAAAAATTATGTAGCCAAATCGTCAATGAAGAACGATCGGTTCATCCGGTCCTATTCGGAGGATTTTCGTTTGACCCATTAAATACTAAGCCGAGTGAGTGGAGAAGATTCCCTCAGGCTTATTTTGTAGTGCCAACTTTTCAGTTGATCTTAAAAGGTGATCAAGCTTTTGTGAGTATTCACTTGATCACGAAAAAACAAGATAGTTTTAAAGAGTTTGACGCGTTACGAAAAGAGCGAGATAAATTACTTCATGCTGCACAGGTTTCTGAAGTAGATAAATACGATAAACCAAATGTGATTGAACGGACTGAATTAAGAAAAGATGAATACTTAGAATCGATTCAACGGGTCACAGATATTATTAAAGCAAAAGAAGTCGAGAAAGTTGTGATTGCCCGCACAGTGAAACTTGGGTTTGAAAAGAAACTTTCTCCAACATCTGCACTATACCAAGTAGCCAATGAACAACCGGAAAGTTTCTTATTCGGTTTAGAAGCAGAAGAGCAGTTTTTCTTTGGAGCAACTCCAGAACGGCTTGTTAAAGTAGAAAATGAAAAAGCATTATCGACGTGTTTAGCAGGTTCAACGCCTCGTGGGAAAACCATCGAGAAAGATACTGAACTTGGTGAAATTCTGCTGCAAGATCCCAAAAATCGTGCGGAACATCAATATGTGGTGAGTATGATTAGCGATGTTTTTAAAGCAACCTGCAGTCAAACCATCGTACCGAAAACACCGAAATTGATGAAAATTAGAGATATCCAGCATTTGTACACACCGGTCGAAGGAGTGTTAAATGCTGGATCTACATTGTTTGACTTGGTCGAACTACTTCATCCAACACCTGCACTTGGCGGCGAACCGAAAATAGAAGCCTTAGAAATGATTCGCAAGCACGAAGCGATGAACCGTGGCTATTATGCGGCTCCAATTGGATGGATTGATACACAAGGAGACGGCGAATTTGCGGTTGCTATTCGTTCAGCATTATTGGATGAAGAAAAAGCGTATTTATATGCAGGTGGCGGAATTGTTGCAGACTCGACGCCAGAATCAGAGTATGACGAGACATGGGTTAAGTTTAGACCGATGCTCCGAGCATTGGGAGGTCAATTGAGTGACGAATCGTAAAGCATTAACCGAATATGTCTCAGCTTTTACGCATTCATTAGTCGAGCAAGGGGTTAAAGACGTTGTTATTAGTCCTGGATCTCGTTCGACACCACTTGCTTATGCTTGTATGAAACAAGGAGATTTAATAACTTACCGCCAAATTGATGAGCGCTCAGCCGCTTATTTTGCGCTAGGCTTAGCTAAAGCCTCTGGTAGACCTGTTATGTTATTATGCACGTCGGGAACAGCAGCGGCTAATTATTTTCCAGCTGTTGTTGAAGCATATTATGCACGTGTGCCTTTACTTGTTGTTACAGCAGATCGTCCACACGAACTGCGAGAAGTTGGTGCTCCACAAGCAATCAACCAAATTCATTTATTCGGTGCGCATGTTAAATGGGCTACGGATATGCCGATGCCAGAACCGGAAAATCAATTGGGGTTTTTAACACGGCATTTGCATCGTAGTGTTCAACATGCAATGACTAAACCCCGAGGACCGGTGCATATAAACGTACCGTTTCGTGAACCATTGCGTATAGATTTCGAGCAAACTTACGAAAGTCAGCAGGAAATTTCTCATTTTGGAGGAGAACTGTCTTTAAGTGTGGAAAGCCGCCTGTTTTTACAACAATTGCTAAAAAAAGAAAAAGGTTTGTTGATCGTTGGCGAACAAACACTAAAGATGCCGGATGAGTTTTGGGCGTTTATTGAGAAACTGGATTGGCCGGTGTTGGCGGATCCATTATCCAATATCCGTGCAAATGTACCACAATCGGCAAAATCGTTAATTATTGATTCCTACGATGCGTTGCTTAAAAGTGAGAAGTTTAAAGACGCGGTCAAGCCGGATGTAGTAATTCGTGTCGGACCGCAACCGGTTTCAAAACCTTTGAGCTTGTATTTAGCCGCAGTAAAACCAGAAACCTATGTAGTGTTTGATGAAAGTCCGATGTTACGTGATCCGCAATCTGTTGCGACACATCACATTCAAGCAGCTGAAAAAGGCTTATGGAATTTGCCGCTAGAAAGTAAATCAACGAATGCATATCGTGAAAAATGGGCGCAAGCATCCGAATTATACTGGCAAGTTGTTGAGCAGCATTGCCAGACGGAATTAGATGAAGGTGTATTAGCAAAAGTACTTTTCGATCGATTAGATCAAAGCGATTTAATTGTGGGGAGCAGTATGCCAATCCGTGATGTCGATACGTATTTCCAAACAACTGAGCGGGATATTATGCTTTATGCGAACCGCGGAGCGAATGGTATTGATGGAGTGGTTTCAACGGCATTTGGTGTACAAGCAGCAAGACAGCGTCCAGCTTATTTGTATATTGGCGATTTGTCGTTTTTGCATGATATGAACGGCTTGATTGCATCAAAAATGCAAGAGACGGATTTAACGATTGTGATAATGAATAACGATGGCGGTGGTATTTTCTCATATTTGCCACAGTCTCAAGAAGAACGTTATTTTGAAGAGTTATTTGGTACACCGACTGGATTGACGTTTAGCGATGCAGCGAAGATGTATGATGCACAATATTTATCTGCTGAAACAGTTGCCCAATTTGCTGCTGCGCTAGACGAGCCAAAAACAAATTTAGTGAAGATTATTGAAGTGTTCACTGATCGTGAAAACAATGTTACGACGCATCGTAAATTATGGAGCCGTTTTGACGAGGAGCTGGCTAAAGGATGAAGCTAGAAGTCGGCGGCGTTGTCTATTATGTTGAAGTAAGGAATCCAGAAAAACTGAAAACTTTGGTTTTTTTGCATGGTTTTACAGGGAGCACGAAAACGTGGCATTCGGTTATTGAAAACTGGACGGATGTAAAAGTTGTTTTAATCGATTTAATTGGTCACGGAGAGTCAGCTAGTCCAGAAGAGCTTGAAGCTTATTCGATGGAACGCCAGCTAGAAAGTTTAGATGCTTTGTTTAATCGATTAGCGTTGGACAACTTTACGCTTGTTGGTTATTCAATGGGCGGACGTACGGCACTCGCTTATGCTTGCCACTATCCAGAACGATTAACCGAGCTAGTGCTTGAAAGTGCATCGCCTGGACTTGAAAGTGAACAAGCAAGAAAAGAACGTCAAATCAATGATAAGCATCTTGCAGAGCGGATTGTGACAGGCGGACTAATTAATTTCGTTAATGCTTGGGAAAACATTGCGTTGTTTGCAAGTCAAAAAACATTGACTGAAGCAGTTCAAAAATCGGTACGTGAAGAACGGTTGGCGCAAAATCCACTAGGGCTTGCGAATAGTTTACTTGGTATGGGAACAGGTGCCCAACAGTCTTATTGGCAAGAGCTAGAGTGTTTGAATATACCGGTTTTATTGGTGACAGGACGGTTAGATCTAAAGTTTGAAGCAATTGCACAAAAAATGATGGAATGTTTGTCAAACGGTGTTCATAAAACAATTGATGCGGGTCATGCAATACATGTGGAAAAACCTGTTGAGTTTGCTACAATAGTAAGAGAGTATTTAAGTTTGAACTATCAAGGAGGAAAATCATGACACGCGAGTGGATTACAGAACGTACATATGAAGACATTAAATATGAAATTTTTAACGGCATTGCAAAAATTACGATTAACCGACCGGAAGTGCGCAACGCATTCCGACCGAAAACGGTTCACGAATTAATCGATGCATTTTCACGTGCACGTGATAACGCAGATGTAGGCGTTATTGTTTTAACTGGTGAAGGCGAAAAAGCTTTCTGTTCAGGTGGCGACCAATCTGTACGCGGACACGGTGGCTATGTTGGGGAAGATGAAATTCCACGTTTGAACGTATTAGATCTACAACGTTTAATCCGTGTTATTCCAAAACCAGTTGTCGCAATGGTAGCCGGTTATGCAATCGGCGGCGGACACGTCTTGCACGTTGTTTGTGATTTGACAATTGCAGCAGATAACGCACGCTTTGGTCAAACAGGACCACGTGTTGGTTCGTTTGACGCTGGATACGGTTCTGGTTATTTGGCTCGTATTATCGGTCATAAGAAAGCACGTGAAATTTGGTACCTATGCCGCCAGTACGATGCACAAGAAGCATTGGACATGGGCTTAGTCAATACAGTTGTCCCTCTTGAGCAATTAGAAGATGAGACGGTTCAATGGTGTCAGGAAATGCTTGAAATGAGCCCGACTGCACTTCGTTTTGTAAAAGCGGCGATGAATGCTGATACAGACGGTCTTGCTGGATTGCAGCAAATGGCTGGAGACGCAACATTATTGTATTACACAACGGACGAAGCAAAAGAAGGACGCGACGCGTTTAAAGAAAAACGCAAACCAGACTTTGGTCAATTCCCACGGTTCCCATGATTATTGAATAATTAAAAGCTGTCCTCTCTGGGGACAGCTTTTTTTGAAGAAAGGATTTTTTTATGACGTACCCGAATTGGTTGACTCAGCGAAGCTATTTGAGTGGCGATCGTATGGCATTGTCGTTTCAACATCAACAATGGACTTTTTCTGAAATAAATACAATTGCGCTGGCTTATGCAGGAAAACTGTCGGCGCTTGGCGTAAAAGAAAATTCACGTGTCGCGGTATTGGCTAAATCTACTCCAGAATTTGTTTTTGTCTTGTATGGCTGTATGCACCTAGGCTGTGAGATGGTCATGCTAAATGAACGTCTATCAAGCAATGAATTGGCTTATCAAATAGATGATGCGGAAGTAGCATTTATTTTCGTAGCTGATGTGCTGAAGGGAAAAGTAGACGATTCACGCGTCGTTTTATTTAGTGAAATAGAAGATACAAAACCAGTTCAATTTGACCCGCAGCAGCAATGGCCAAAAGATCGCACCCTTTCGATTATGTATACCTCAGGTACTACCGGGCATCCAAAAGGGGTTCGCCAAACAGCGGAAAATCATTTTTCAAGTGCCGTATCTTCTGCGCTCAATATTGGCATAGCCCCAGAAGATGTTTGGTTATGTGCTGTGCCTTTATTTCACATTAGTGGATTTTCGATCTTGATGAGGTCGTTGATATATGGCATGGGTGTGCGGTTATACGAGAAATTTGACGCAGAACGCAGCGCAGAAGAAATTTGCAACGGCAGCGTGACGCATATGTCAGTTGTTGGAGTGACGTTGGAACGTATTTTATCGAGTATGGAACAAGCTTCTATGCTAGCGTCTGATCGCTTTAAAGCAGTTCTTGCCGGAGGTGGACCAATTCCAGTTGCTTATATGAAACGTGCTGAAAAATGTAGAATTCCGGTGTTGCAAACATACGGTATGACGGAAACATCGTCACAAACAACAACCTTACAAGTGGCGGACGCAGAGCGGAAAATCGGATCTGCAGGCAAGCCATTATTTTTATATGAAGTCAAAACAGAAAAACAAGATGAAGTGGGCGAAATTCTCATTCGGGGTCCTCAAGTGACACCTGGCTATATTGGTGCTTTTGCCAAACGAAATGTACAACAAGATGGTTGGCTTCATACAGGAGATATCGGCTATTTAGATGACGAAGGATTTCTATTTGTGGTAGATCGCCGTTCAGATTTAATCGTTTCTGGTGGAGAAAATGTATATCCGGCTGAAATTGAAAAAGTCTTATCTGGTCATCCTGCTGTTCGAGAAGTTGGCGTTTGCGGGGCTCCGAGTGAAAAGTGGGGAGAAGTTCCAGTGGCATTTGCGGTATTGCAGCAAGAAGCAACAGTAGAAGAATTGCTTGCTTATTGCCGTGAACAGCTGGCGTCCTATAAAGTGCCAAAGCAATTGACGATTGTTGAGTCGTTGCCACGTAATGCTTCAAATAAGCTGTTGAGAAGAGAGCTGAGAGCATGGTTGTGATAATTAAAGAGATTGGCTTAAAGACAGTGAGAAGAGCGCTTAAAAACCCGTTTATATCAGTTTTACAACAAGTCAACGAGCGTGAAGTAATTATTGTGAGTGTGAAAGGTGAATCGGGGCATATTGGGTACGGGGAAGTTGTAGCTTTTGAAACGCCTTGGTATACAGAAGAAACCATTACGAGTTGTCGTTTTTTGCTAGAGCAAGTATTGGTGCCGCTGCTAATACATCAAACCATTTATCATCCACAACAAGTTTGGGCGCTGTTCGAATCTGTAAAAGGCAACCGAATGGCAAAAGCAGCAGTTGAAATGGCTGTATGGGACTTGTTTGCAAAACAACAACAGGAGCCGCTATGGAAGTATGTCGGAGGCATTTCGCAAGCAATTTCTGCTGGCGTTGTCGTTGCAGCAGATCCGTCTCAAATTCATGACCGAGTGGCACAGGCAAACAACGCAGGCTATAAACGAATCAAAATCAAAATTCATCCGGATACAAATCCATCTATGTTAAAGTCCATTGTTACGAACTATCCAGCGTTATTATTTTTCGCAGATGCCAATGGCAGTTTCAGCGAAAATAATTTTGAGCGCTTGAAAGAATTTGATGATGTGGGATTTACTCTTATTGAACAGCCTTTCGGAGAACGAGAGTGGAGTTTGCACGCGCGAGCAAAAAGAGAGCTCACGACACCACTTTGTTTAGACGAAAGCATTTCTAGTGTAGAAGATGTTCAACAAATGATCGACATGAAAGCCGGAGATATCGTCGTTTTAAAAATGAGTCGCCTTGGTGGTTGGACTGAAACCTTGAAAGTGGTGGAATTGTGCCGCAAACATTCAATTGGCATGTGGGTTGGGGGCATGATTGAGTTTGGTGTATCAAAAGCACATAATTTGGCGCTGGCGTCTTTGGCAGGTATCGATTACCCAGGTGATTTTTCAGCCTCTACTCATTTTTGGGAAAAAGATATAATCCAACCGGAAGTCATTGTTGAAAATGGAGAAATCCAGTTAAGTAATCAACTAGGTATTGGCTATTCGGTAAATTGTACAGAATAAAAAAATCTTCGATGAAAAGTTGGCTTTTGGGTGTATAATACAGAAAAGTAAATCGGAGCCGAGTGGCTAAAGGATTATAAGGCGGTGGATATATGATGAATTCACAAGAGGCGATCATCAAAAATTTTGCGATTGGCTTACCTGAGAAAATGTCTTACGGGAATGGCCAGGAAATGGAAACAGCTATCCGCAAAAAAACAGTGCAAGAAGCGTTTTTAACGAAAGACGGTTTTAATGGAGACGGTGTTGCTGATCTAAAGTATCACGGTGGACCTGACCGTGCCGTTTGTCTATATCCTTATGAACATTATGCTCTTTGGAACGATCAATTTGAAACAAAATTGCCACCATCCGCTTTCGGAGAAAACTTAACTGTGACAAATATGCTGGAGCGGGAAATTTGCATTGGCGATATTTTTCAAATAGGTGAAGCCATTGTTCAAGTGACACAAGGAAGAGTTCCTTGTAACACAATTGATAGACGACTCGAGATGAAGCCTTTGTTAAAGGCAATGGTGAAAACGGGTTACACCGGCTATCTTTGCCGAGTGTTAGAAGAAGGAATGGTTCGAGCTGATTCGGTCATTCGAAAGGTGTCAAAAAGTCCAACACAAGTGTCCGTTCTTTATGCGAATGAAATCAACTTCCACAAGCCTAAAGACATTGATGGGATTATGAAAGTGCTTGAAGCAGATGAGCTAGCAGATGAATGGCGCCAATTTTTGACAAAGCGATTGACTAAATTGACGTCAGGGAAGTAGTGCGAAAAGTGTTTAATGCATTCGAAATTGATATTTAACAGTCAAAAAGACGAAGAAACTGAGAATCGTTTCTTCGTCTTTTTATATTGGGAAATTATATCCGTTATTTCAAAATCGTTTCTAATACTTGAAGATTTTTCTCCATTAATGTGAAATAAGTTTCTTCGTTATCAATATTTTCTTGTGTTAAGACACCAAGATTGTGCATTTCGATAGCTTCTGCACCGACTTCTTTTTGGATAACTTTTGTTAAGTTAGACGATACATTTTGTTCGAATACAATATACTGTAAATCGTTTGCTTTGGCTAAATCGACAATTTCCGTCAATTCTTTTTGCGACGGCTCATTTTGACTGTTTAAGCCAGCAATTGCGATTTGTTTAATACCATATGGTTCTGAAAGATAACCAAAAGCAGCATGAGAAACAAAGAATGTATCTTTGCTAACACGTTCTGCTAAAGAGTCGAACGAACGATCTAAATTCTCCAATTGAACAATAAGTTCTGTATAATTACTTTCGTATACTTCCGCATTTTCAGGATCCGCTTGAACTAAAGAATCTTTAATCGATTCTACTAGTTTTTCACTTAGTACTGGGGACATCCAAACATGTGGGTCAGTTGAACCGTGATCATGATCATCGTGACTTTCAGCTTCTTCAGCATGTTCGTAAGCGACTATATCTTCTTCATGGGTATCTTCTTGATGACCTAATGCTGCCTCTAAATCTTCGTCACTAATGTTATCCGCAGTTGCTACGAATTCGACTTTTTCATTTTTTAACGTTTTTTTCGCATTATCGATAAATCCTTCTAGGCCAAGACCAATTGAGAACATCACATCTGCATCTGCGAGTTTGATCATATCTTGCTGCGTCGGTTCAAAGGTATGTTCATTCGCACCAGCTGGGTAAATTGATTGAACATCGACAAAGTCGCCGCCGATCTGTTCAGTAAAATAAGTTAGTGGATAAACTGTTGTATAAACTTGTAGCTTCGAGTCATCATTGTCGATGCTCTGTTTTTCTTCGCTTGTTTTTCCGCAAGCTGTTAATAATAAAAGTAAAGATAGCATTACTAGAATTTTTTTCATGTCGACCTCCAAAGTGTAATGATTACGTTTTAATGACTATTAAAATAATACAGCATGCTTTTTAAAAACACAAGAAAAACCACCAACTATTTTTTTGGTGGCCATTCTTCTGGAACAAAATCGATTCCACCTTTGTGGAAAGGGTGACAACTCAAAATTCGTTTTGCTGCTAAGTAACCACCTTTTAATGCACCGTGCTTTTCTACTGCTTCAATTCCATAATGAGAACAAGTAGGATAAAAGCGACAGCTGGGTGGAGATAACGGTGAAATAAATCGCTGATAAAAGCGAAATGTTTTTAATAATGCTGTTTTCAAAATCGTTCAGCTCTTTTCGTGAAATTACGTTATATGTTTATTGTAGGTGCAGGAGAGGTATAAATAAAGTATAAGAACTTAACAAATAAATTGGAGTGTGAGTAGAAATGTCGAATGAATTAAATCACGAATTAAACGTACAGGTAGCAACATGGTCTGTTGCTTACACAAAATTACATAATTTTCATTGGTATGTAAAAGGACCATCATTTTTTACTTTACACGTGAAATTTGAAGAATTATACAACGAAGCAACTTTACACATGGATGAAATTGCTGAGCGATTACTTGCGCTTGGTGGAAAGCCAGTGGCGACAATGAAAGAACAGTTAGAGCTT is part of the Planococcus sp. PAMC 21323 genome and encodes:
- a CDS encoding DMT family transporter, which encodes MKPIIIGIIAAFFFAFTFVLNATMEASGGSWIWSASLRYLFMIPFLLLIVISRKNLKPLLQEMNKSKKAWLIWSFVGFGLFYAPLCFAAAYSPGWLIAGTWQITIIAGTLLAPLFLITIHTKEGAVQLRGKIPVKGLLISFIILAGVSLMQLENIAIVSSATLWLGFVPVLLAAFAYPLGNRKMMEVCDGRLDAYQRVLGMTLASLPFWFILSLYGLLTVGGPSASQSFQTLIVAISSGVIATVLFFKATDLVRGNMQKLGVVEATQSMEVLFALAGEILFLSIALPSGLSLIGIVIVMVGMVLHSQNSTKTKKRVMQLNA
- a CDS encoding 1,4-dihydroxy-2-naphthoate polyprenyltransferase, whose protein sequence is MTHSLQADSGWRVWWQLTRPHTLTASFAPVFLGTMIALQYSPIDWILFLSMLVASLLIQAATNMFNEYYDFARGLDNENSVGIGGAIVRNGVKPKTVLALAFVFYGIAAVIGIYICSQTSWWLLVVGAVSMAIGYFYTGGPYPIAYTPFGELFSGVVMGYLIVIIAFYIQTGMITLEASLLAIPSTLLVAAIMLANNIRDIVGDEESGRKTLAILVKRPTAVNILMAFFVLAYAWIIVLVIAGTLTPWTLLVFLSIIKPIKVVQIFKRHTAPLKVMPAMQDTGKTNTLFALLLGVGLLIEYLL
- a CDS encoding isochorismate synthase; protein product: MNSESSSSTQQFATDQFEGYRFYTETIEVTHMSALAFFEAGGNDHTGKRMYWKNREKTFTLVGIGHAHVLSSNETNGRFENIKNDWKKLCSQIVNEERSVHPVLFGGFSFDPLNTKPSEWRRFPQAYFVVPTFQLILKGDQAFVSIHLITKKQDSFKEFDALRKERDKLLHAAQVSEVDKYDKPNVIERTELRKDEYLESIQRVTDIIKAKEVEKVVIARTVKLGFEKKLSPTSALYQVANEQPESFLFGLEAEEQFFFGATPERLVKVENEKALSTCLAGSTPRGKTIEKDTELGEILLQDPKNRAEHQYVVSMISDVFKATCSQTIVPKTPKLMKIRDIQHLYTPVEGVLNAGSTLFDLVELLHPTPALGGEPKIEALEMIRKHEAMNRGYYAAPIGWIDTQGDGEFAVAIRSALLDEEKAYLYAGGGIVADSTPESEYDETWVKFRPMLRALGGQLSDES
- the menD gene encoding 2-succinyl-5-enolpyruvyl-6-hydroxy-3-cyclohexene-1-carboxylic-acid synthase, yielding MTNRKALTEYVSAFTHSLVEQGVKDVVISPGSRSTPLAYACMKQGDLITYRQIDERSAAYFALGLAKASGRPVMLLCTSGTAAANYFPAVVEAYYARVPLLVVTADRPHELREVGAPQAINQIHLFGAHVKWATDMPMPEPENQLGFLTRHLHRSVQHAMTKPRGPVHINVPFREPLRIDFEQTYESQQEISHFGGELSLSVESRLFLQQLLKKEKGLLIVGEQTLKMPDEFWAFIEKLDWPVLADPLSNIRANVPQSAKSLIIDSYDALLKSEKFKDAVKPDVVIRVGPQPVSKPLSLYLAAVKPETYVVFDESPMLRDPQSVATHHIQAAEKGLWNLPLESKSTNAYREKWAQASELYWQVVEQHCQTELDEGVLAKVLFDRLDQSDLIVGSSMPIRDVDTYFQTTERDIMLYANRGANGIDGVVSTAFGVQAARQRPAYLYIGDLSFLHDMNGLIASKMQETDLTIVIMNNDGGGIFSYLPQSQEERYFEELFGTPTGLTFSDAAKMYDAQYLSAETVAQFAAALDEPKTNLVKIIEVFTDRENNVTTHRKLWSRFDEELAKG
- the menH gene encoding 2-succinyl-6-hydroxy-2,4-cyclohexadiene-1-carboxylate synthase → MKLEVGGVVYYVEVRNPEKLKTLVFLHGFTGSTKTWHSVIENWTDVKVVLIDLIGHGESASPEELEAYSMERQLESLDALFNRLALDNFTLVGYSMGGRTALAYACHYPERLTELVLESASPGLESEQARKERQINDKHLAERIVTGGLINFVNAWENIALFASQKTLTEAVQKSVREERLAQNPLGLANSLLGMGTGAQQSYWQELECLNIPVLLVTGRLDLKFEAIAQKMMECLSNGVHKTIDAGHAIHVEKPVEFATIVREYLSLNYQGGKS
- the menB gene encoding 1,4-dihydroxy-2-naphthoyl-CoA synthase, whose protein sequence is MTREWITERTYEDIKYEIFNGIAKITINRPEVRNAFRPKTVHELIDAFSRARDNADVGVIVLTGEGEKAFCSGGDQSVRGHGGYVGEDEIPRLNVLDLQRLIRVIPKPVVAMVAGYAIGGGHVLHVVCDLTIAADNARFGQTGPRVGSFDAGYGSGYLARIIGHKKAREIWYLCRQYDAQEALDMGLVNTVVPLEQLEDETVQWCQEMLEMSPTALRFVKAAMNADTDGLAGLQQMAGDATLLYYTTDEAKEGRDAFKEKRKPDFGQFPRFP